GCGATAAAAACGGCGTCCTTGGTCCGCTCCCCGGCATAATCGGCAGCATGATGGCGATGCTGACGCTCAAAGTAATATGCGACCTGCCGGTCGAAACAAACCAATTAACCATCATCGACACCTGGAACTGGAAATTCACCAACATTAGTTTCTAGTAAAAACCACAGGCAAATCATTCATTAATCAACAAATACTCCCACTTGCCGTGTCTAATGTCTAAAATCTAATATCTAAAAATCTACCTCACTAGTCTTCCCTCGACCCGTCATCTGCCATTCTTACAATCTTTGGCGAAAAGGTTGCCACGATATCGACTAAGTCCACCTGCGCTTCCATTACCTCATGGATATTCTTGTACGCCATAGGCGCTTCGTCCATCGATGCTCCGATTAGCGTAATCCCTTGATCAGATAACATCTTATCCAGTTCGGACTGCGCCAAGGTTTTGATCGCTTGTGTACGGCTCATCAATCGGCCGGCACCATGCGATGCAGAATTGATCGATGCCTCCTCTCCTTTTCCACGCACCAAGAATCCAGGAGTTGCCATAGAGCCTGGGATAATACCCATAACATCTTTACCCGCTGGCGTTGCACCTTTACGATGCACAATCACTTCCTCGCCATTCAACTCTTCTTTCCATGCGAAGTTATGATGATTCTCCACCTTTGCCAATCGCTCAACTCCCAAGCTGTTCTTAACCTTTTCATGAATCACCTCATGGCAAGCCGAAGCGTAATCACCGGCAAGATTCATCGCCAACCAGTATTCCAATCCCTCGTCAGAATTTAAATCTAAGTACGCAAGGTTTTGTGCCTGGTATGGAAGTTTGCAAATTTCCTTTGCCAGTTTCGTATAATGATTCGCGATCATGGCGCCGAGACCGCGGGATCCAGAGTGCGTTAATAGCGCAACATAGGTTCCTTTAGCAATACCCAAAGCCTTATCATCTTCTGCAAATTCGAGCGTCCCAAATTCAACGAAATGGTTACCACCACCCGACGATCCTAGCTGCGTCCAAGCCTTGTCTTTCAAATCCTTAATAAAGGGAATCTCTTCGAACAATTTGTTATCTAAGACTGCATGGTCTTGACGCTCATGTTTTAAGAAACCATTACCTGCCCCAAAGCGGGAGTTCTTCATGATTACTTCTTGAAAGAAATCCTTCTGAGTCTCCAATGAGCTAGCCGGTAAATCGAAAATCGATAAAGCCATACGGCATCCAATATCGACCCCTACACCGTAGGGAATTACCGCATTATTGGTCGCTAAAACCCCACCGATAGGCAAACCGTAGCCTTGGTGCGCGTCTGGCATCAGGGCGCCAGCCACTGTAACTGGCAACTTCATCGCTGTGTTCATTTGCTGCTTCGCTCCCAGCTCAATGTTTTCAACGCCGTAGACTGCATAGTCATCCACGCCTTCTTTCAAGCGAACTAAACTCGACTCTATCTTTTCGGTGTTGATTAAAGATTCAGCTAGTGGTCTAAATACCTTGTCCTCTAAAAAGGATTCAGGATTTTCTAAGACCTCTTTAAACTTCTGTAGCATTTCTTCCTTCTTCAGCCCATGGCGTTTGCTATTAATCTTCAAAGCCGCCCCTAAAGCGAAGTTTTCTTTATATCCTAAGGCAATCAAATCATTGCCATTAATTCTTTTATTTTCCATTTCTCTCAATTTAATGGGTAAAGCCAATTTGCTTTACCCAGCATCTTAAAAATACAATTTCTATTTTACGAACAACTGTTTCAACTGATCGACGATCTGCCCATTTCCAGAGACCGATATTGCATTCACTTTCTCGGCAATCTTCTCCACATATTCCATCTCCTTCAATTTATACAACATCGCATTCTCCTCTAACATCTTCGCCGTATTCAATAAGCTACGGGTCGATGCAGTTTCCTCCCGACGGGTGATGATATTGGCTTGTGCTTTTTTCTCCGCCATCAACACCTCGTTCATGATCTTACGGATTTCCCCAGGTAAGATGATGTCCTTCACACCGGCGCTC
The DNA window shown above is from Sphingobacterium hotanense and carries:
- a CDS encoding RtcB family protein, whose amino-acid sequence is MENKRINGNDLIALGYKENFALGAALKINSKRHGLKKEEMLQKFKEVLENPESFLEDKVFRPLAESLINTEKIESSLVRLKEGVDDYAVYGVENIELGAKQQMNTAMKLPVTVAGALMPDAHQGYGLPIGGVLATNNAVIPYGVGVDIGCRMALSIFDLPASSLETQKDFFQEVIMKNSRFGAGNGFLKHERQDHAVLDNKLFEEIPFIKDLKDKAWTQLGSSGGGNHFVEFGTLEFAEDDKALGIAKGTYVALLTHSGSRGLGAMIANHYTKLAKEICKLPYQAQNLAYLDLNSDEGLEYWLAMNLAGDYASACHEVIHEKVKNSLGVERLAKVENHHNFAWKEELNGEEVIVHRKGATPAGKDVMGIIPGSMATPGFLVRGKGEEASINSASHGAGRLMSRTQAIKTLAQSELDKMLSDQGITLIGASMDEAPMAYKNIHEVMEAQVDLVDIVATFSPKIVRMADDGSRED